One genomic segment of Terriglobia bacterium includes these proteins:
- a CDS encoding DUF362 domain-containing protein: protein MKRRDFLRHSAAGAAALSVLGRELLLPAEVKKAKVALVKTQDRIQGIQAALKLLEVPSPRGKKVLIKPNFNTADPTPGSTHNDTLRQLVAEMKARGAAHIAIGERSGPPKTKSVMEEKGIPALAQELGFDIINFEDLPPDGWVHINPPGSHWQNGFDVARPITEAEYLLWTCCLKTHAYGGIFSMSIKLAVGVTHKSLMRELHGARQTHMRRMIAEIHQAFRPQLVVMDGLEAFVDGGPSSGKRANPGVMIAGTDRVAVDAVGVAVLKHLGSNDAIMSRKIFEQEQIQRAVELGLGIGGPGQIEIVTADAVSRGYGDELKAILAQG from the coding sequence ATGAAACGTCGCGATTTTCTCAGGCATTCTGCCGCGGGGGCAGCCGCATTGTCGGTGCTGGGGCGGGAACTACTGTTGCCGGCAGAGGTTAAGAAGGCGAAGGTGGCCCTGGTCAAGACCCAGGATCGAATCCAAGGCATCCAAGCCGCCTTAAAACTGCTTGAAGTTCCCTCGCCGAGAGGGAAGAAGGTTTTGATTAAGCCGAATTTCAACACGGCAGATCCGACGCCGGGCTCCACGCATAATGACACGCTCCGCCAGCTGGTGGCGGAGATGAAGGCGCGGGGTGCGGCCCATATCGCGATTGGCGAGCGGAGCGGCCCGCCGAAGACGAAGTCGGTGATGGAGGAAAAAGGCATCCCCGCCCTCGCTCAGGAGCTCGGATTCGATATCATCAATTTCGAGGACTTGCCGCCGGACGGCTGGGTGCACATCAACCCGCCGGGCAGCCACTGGCAGAATGGATTCGATGTCGCCCGGCCTATCACCGAGGCTGAATACCTTCTCTGGACCTGTTGCCTCAAGACGCATGCCTATGGCGGCATCTTCAGCATGTCGATCAAACTCGCGGTGGGGGTGACGCACAAGAGCTTGATGCGCGAGCTTCATGGCGCCCGACAAACCCATATGCGTCGCATGATTGCCGAGATTCACCAGGCTTTCAGGCCTCAACTCGTCGTCATGGATGGGTTGGAGGCGTTTGTGGACGGCGGCCCCTCCAGCGGCAAGCGGGCCAACCCCGGCGTTATGATCGCAGGAACGGACCGCGTCGCGGTCGACGCCGTGGGTGTGGCAGTTCTTAAGCATTTGGGTTCGAACGACGCCATTATGTCCCGAAAAATTTTCGAACAGGAACAGATCCAACGCGCCGTCGAGCTGGGCCTGGGAATCGGAGGCCCCGGTCAGATCGAGATCGTGACCGCCGATGCAGTGAGTCGCGGTTATGGTGATGAGCTCAAAGCAATTCTGGCCCAGGGTTGA
- a CDS encoding helix-turn-helix transcriptional regulator: MLKTRQGAFFDRRGHPSARVTTLTYDFPDGYVIPRHYHDRDQLVYASQGVMTVRTEEGTWVVPTQRAVWIPARIPHGITMSGAVSMRTLYLKPSLVQALPRSCCVVNVTLLLRELILHACKFPRLNSKVPLQAHLLDFLVDQLETVRAIPLQLPSPRDSRAVRVAQALLNDPGDQRPLEELCKTAGASKRTVERLFQLETSMSFGKWRQQLRLMHAMRLLAGGENITTAALEAGYSTPSAFISMFKRMLGASPHRYFKNPL, from the coding sequence ATGTTGAAGACGCGACAAGGGGCATTTTTTGATCGGCGGGGCCATCCTAGCGCCCGGGTCACCACGCTCACCTACGACTTCCCGGACGGCTATGTTATCCCCCGGCATTATCATGACCGTGATCAGCTCGTCTACGCCTCCCAGGGGGTCATGACGGTGCGGACCGAGGAGGGCACCTGGGTGGTTCCTACCCAGCGGGCCGTGTGGATTCCGGCCCGGATTCCCCATGGAATTACGATGTCCGGCGCCGTGTCCATGCGAACCTTGTACTTGAAACCATCCCTCGTGCAGGCTCTGCCGAGGAGCTGTTGTGTCGTGAATGTAACGCTGCTGCTGAGGGAGTTGATTCTCCACGCCTGCAAATTCCCCCGGTTAAACAGCAAAGTCCCCCTCCAGGCTCACCTGCTCGACTTCCTTGTTGACCAGCTGGAGACCGTCCGCGCCATCCCTCTTCAGCTCCCCAGCCCTCGAGACTCCAGGGCCGTCAGGGTGGCCCAAGCTCTTTTGAATGATCCGGGCGATCAACGCCCCCTGGAAGAACTCTGCAAGACTGCCGGGGCGAGCAAGAGAACTGTGGAAAGGTTATTCCAACTGGAAACCAGCATGAGTTTCGGGAAATGGAGGCAGCAACTTCGCCTCATGCATGCCATGCGGTTGCTTGCCGGGGGGGAAAATATTACAACTGCTGCCCTGGAGGCGGGCTACAGCACCCCCAGTGCATTCATTTCGATGTTCAAAAGGATGCTCGGAGCGAGCCCTCACCGCTATTTCAAGAACCCTCTTTGA
- a CDS encoding VOC family protein, with the protein MLGSSKIMAFVPTQDYKKARAFYEGVLGLGVVSEDRFALVMDAAGIRVRITKVPDFKLHKYTILGWEVSQIEKIVSGLEQRGVQFERYGLPGQDEHGIWTAPGGDKVTWFKDPDGNILSLSQHSA; encoded by the coding sequence ATGCTCGGTTCCTCGAAGATCATGGCGTTCGTTCCCACTCAGGATTATAAGAAAGCCCGGGCGTTCTATGAAGGGGTGTTGGGTCTTGGCGTTGTGAGCGAAGATCGATTTGCGCTGGTGATGGATGCCGCCGGGATCAGGGTGCGGATCACGAAGGTTCCCGACTTTAAACTTCACAAGTATACAATCCTGGGGTGGGAAGTCTCCCAGATCGAAAAAATAGTGTCGGGACTCGAGCAGCGGGGAGTCCAGTTCGAGCGGTACGGATTGCCCGGACAAGACGAACACGGGATCTGGACAGCGCCCGGTGGCGACAAGGTGACCTGGTTCAAAGATCCCGACGGCAACATTCTGTCTCTGTCGCAACACAGCGCTTGA
- a CDS encoding (2Fe-2S)-binding protein, whose amino-acid sequence MINFKLNGKSTKLDVEGDRMLLWVLRTDLGLTGTKFGCGESLCGACTVVVGKEALRSCQLPVREVRGKEVTTIEGLAGNGTLHPLQKAFAELGALQCGFCTPGMIMNAYALLLKNPRPTRDQIISGMDQNLCRCAAHKRIVEAIESASRKV is encoded by the coding sequence ATAATCAACTTTAAACTGAATGGCAAATCCACAAAATTGGACGTCGAAGGCGACCGGATGCTTCTCTGGGTTCTGCGCACAGACCTGGGACTTACGGGAACGAAATTCGGCTGTGGCGAAAGCCTGTGCGGTGCTTGCACGGTGGTGGTGGGAAAGGAAGCGCTCCGGTCCTGCCAACTTCCGGTAAGGGAGGTTCGCGGCAAAGAGGTCACGACCATCGAGGGCCTGGCCGGGAATGGGACCCTCCATCCTCTTCAGAAGGCGTTTGCCGAGCTCGGGGCGCTGCAATGCGGGTTTTGTACCCCGGGGATGATCATGAATGCCTATGCCTTGTTGCTGAAGAATCCAAGACCGACCCGCGACCAGATCATCTCGGGCATGGACCAAAACTTATGCCGGTGCGCGGCTCATAAGCGGATTGTCGAAGCCATCGAAAGTGCATCAAGAAAAGTGTAA